A genomic window from Anthocerotibacter panamensis C109 includes:
- a CDS encoding YifB family Mg chelatase-like AAA ATPase, whose amino-acid sequence MLARVYSAALMGIDAVQVTVEVDLSAGLPQTVIVGLPDTAVQESRERVRAALRNSGFAYPQRKVIVNLAPADLRKEGPSFDLAIALGVLAATGQLEPSLLHGLLFVGELSLEGTLKPVRGALPVADGARCMGFKGMVVPYANREEAAVLEDIEVYGLANLVQVVEFLTHPERYTRAQPAPASLAPPLLNLDLADVKGQSVGKRSLEIAAAGGHNLLLVGPPGTGKTMLARRLPGILPPLTREEALQVTKIYSVAGLLKQRGHLMMERPFRAPHHSASGAALVGGGTFPRPGEVSLAHGGVLFLDEAVEFRREVIECLRQPLEDGEVLISRTRQQVVFPARTSLVLSANPCPCGPKPRPGGGPPQCICSPLARQRYWGKLSGPLLDRIDLHVQVDNLKPEEMTRLSRAESSEQVRQRVLYARERQLSRFRDQGITCNAQMQTHHLREFCLLDEAGRTLLQMAISRLGMTARSYDRILKVARTVADLTGSQDIQTAHVAEAIQYRTLDRQGSPLAV is encoded by the coding sequence ATGTTAGCCCGCGTCTATAGCGCCGCCTTGATGGGTATTGATGCTGTCCAAGTCACGGTCGAAGTCGATCTCTCCGCCGGATTGCCCCAAACCGTCATCGTCGGTCTACCCGACACTGCTGTCCAGGAATCCCGCGAACGGGTCCGCGCCGCCCTGCGCAACTCCGGGTTTGCCTATCCACAGCGCAAAGTTATCGTCAACCTTGCCCCTGCCGACCTGCGCAAAGAAGGCCCTAGTTTTGATCTTGCCATCGCCTTGGGCGTCCTCGCCGCCACCGGACAATTGGAGCCCAGCCTCCTCCATGGCCTGTTATTTGTAGGGGAACTGTCTTTGGAAGGGACGCTCAAACCCGTCCGGGGCGCTTTGCCCGTCGCGGATGGGGCGCGGTGCATGGGATTTAAGGGTATGGTCGTCCCCTATGCCAACCGCGAAGAGGCAGCCGTCCTCGAAGATATCGAAGTCTACGGTCTAGCAAATCTGGTCCAAGTCGTGGAATTTCTCACCCATCCCGAGCGCTATACCCGTGCCCAGCCAGCCCCGGCGTCCCTCGCGCCCCCCTTGCTAAACTTGGACCTCGCTGATGTCAAAGGCCAGAGTGTGGGCAAACGTTCCTTAGAAATCGCCGCCGCAGGCGGTCATAATCTTTTACTTGTCGGTCCTCCCGGCACCGGCAAAACCATGCTCGCCCGCCGCCTCCCCGGTATCCTACCGCCGCTGACCCGCGAAGAAGCCCTCCAGGTAACCAAGATCTACTCGGTCGCGGGACTGCTCAAACAGCGGGGGCACCTGATGATGGAGCGCCCCTTTCGAGCGCCTCATCACTCCGCCTCCGGTGCTGCTTTGGTCGGGGGAGGAACCTTTCCGCGCCCTGGAGAAGTTTCGCTGGCCCATGGGGGGGTGCTCTTTCTCGATGAAGCCGTTGAGTTCCGGCGGGAGGTGATCGAGTGCCTGCGCCAACCCCTAGAAGATGGCGAAGTCCTGATTTCACGGACCCGACAACAAGTGGTCTTCCCGGCGCGGACTTCTCTGGTTCTGAGCGCCAACCCCTGCCCCTGTGGCCCAAAACCGCGTCCAGGAGGTGGCCCGCCTCAGTGTATCTGCTCTCCTTTGGCTCGCCAGCGCTATTGGGGGAAACTTTCGGGACCGCTCCTTGACCGCATTGACCTCCATGTACAGGTGGACAACCTCAAGCCCGAAGAGATGACCCGCCTGAGTCGCGCCGAAAGCTCCGAGCAGGTCCGCCAAAGGGTTCTGTATGCCCGAGAGCGGCAACTGAGTCGCTTTCGAGACCAGGGCATCACCTGCAACGCCCAAATGCAGACCCATCACCTGCGGGAATTTTGTCTGTTGGATGAAGCTGGTCGGACGCTGCTCCAGATGGCTATCTCGCGCCTGGGTATGACAGCTCGCTCCTACGACCGCATCCTCAAAGTCGCCCGGACGGTAGCGGACTTGACTGGGTCTCAGGATATTCAGACTGCGCATGTGGCGGAGGCTATTCAGTACCGGACGCTGGACCGGCAGGGGAGTCCCTTGGCTGTATAA
- a CDS encoding DUF1579 family protein — translation MLQRLRPFLLSLTLFTLLPMSPSRAADESVKISKACDLPAMKAFAFWVGAWKVVSQVKASPTEDQWQEIKADDNIHYILDGCALQQNYQDSYIKGTSLTTYLPDKKMWQQVWIDNTMPNLISFLGEFKDGKMVMLGQATQQGKAVTNRQTYYNITADKVDYLYEQSMDGGKTFVAIIKGVYTRKL, via the coding sequence ATGCTCCAACGGCTTCGTCCCTTCCTGCTCAGTCTCACTCTTTTTACCCTCCTGCCGATGAGCCCGTCGCGCGCTGCTGACGAGTCCGTCAAAATCTCCAAAGCCTGCGACCTGCCCGCCATGAAAGCGTTTGCCTTTTGGGTCGGAGCATGGAAGGTAGTCTCTCAAGTCAAAGCAAGCCCCACCGAGGACCAATGGCAGGAAATCAAAGCCGACGACAACATTCACTATATTCTGGATGGCTGTGCCCTCCAGCAAAACTATCAGGATTCCTATATCAAAGGCACCAGCCTGACTACCTATCTGCCTGACAAAAAAATGTGGCAACAGGTGTGGATTGACAACACCATGCCCAACTTGATCAGTTTTCTGGGTGAATTTAAGGATGGCAAAATGGTGATGCTCGGTCAAGCCACACAGCAGGGCAAAGCGGTCACCAATCGGCAGACCTACTACAACATTACGGCGGACAAAGTTGATTACCTCTATGAGCAGAGTATGGATGGCGGTAAGACTTTTGTAGCGATTATCAAGGGAGTCTACACCCGCAAGCTCTAA